Sequence from the Candidatus Afararchaeum irisae genome:
AGGCTCTCGCGTCCGTCTTCGAGTAGCTCTTTCTTTTCGCCTCTCGCGTCCGACGGCTTAGTGAAGACGTCGGTGTCGGTACGTTGAGCCACCTCGTCTATGAGAGCCTCGTGACCCACGACCGCCACGAGAAGACCGTCGTCGGAGCCGACAGTGTCGAGGAGTCGCTCCAAAGCCTCGACCGACCTCTCGACGTGTTCGTCTATCTGTTCGTCACGTATCCTCTCGAACCTCGACTGGCTCCATCCACCCTTCGAGTGCTGGCTCTTGACGTTCGTGGTGACGTACTCGGTCTCGACGGGATCGCCGCCTTCGTAGTATCCAACCGAGAAAGAGCCTGCCCGGACGACCCCCAGGACGTATCTCTCGGGCGGCTCGAAAAGGAACCGGTCGACCTCGAAGGTATCTCCGTAGGAGACACGGGTCTCATCAACACGTAGGGGAGGCGAGAGACACGCGCTTATGAGACGGCTGTCGTCTCTGAGTACGACGAGTCCGGTCTCGGAGTCTATCCCACGGAGGAGACCTAAAGACTCCGACGAGTAGTCTTCGGGGTTGGGCAGGTCATCGCCCGGATAGACGTAGGCAGTTGTGAGTGACTCCCCACTACCCTCGATTGAGGACACGAGAGAGACGGCTTTGCGGGTCTGTCCCGGAAGTAGCTCATCGACGTATCTGAATCCGTGTCGGTGTCGTTCTTCCGCCTCATCCTCGGCGCGTTCGACCCTGTCCTCAAGCTCGTGTATCCTGTCCTCCATCCGGTTTATCTCGCGCTCCGCCTCCTGTTTCTGTCTAACAGCGTCGCTCCGTCGTTCCTCTTCCGCCTCAAGACGGTTTCTGAGGCTCTCGTTCTCGTCCTCCAGCTCTTGTATCCGCTCCTTCAGGGTCGTCCTGCCGAGAAGTCTGTCGATCAGAGAAGTCATTTGGGTTACCCAGACTCCCGAAAGGCATATATGCTACGGAGAGGTAGATAGGGTATGTTCAACGACGCACTCACGCCTCTTTTCATGGGAGGAGTGGGACCCCTGGAGATCGGGATAGTCGCCCTTCTCGTAGTCCTCCTCTTCGGGGCTGACAAGCTTCCGAAGCTCGCGAGAGGCGCTGGTGAGGCAATGGGCGAGTTCAAGAAGGCAAAGACCGAAGCCGACGAGGAACTCAGCGAGATCACTGAGGAAGTCGAGGAAGCCGCAAGCTCAAGTTCGAGTTCGACCTCCGAGTAAAGTAAAGACACTCTTCTCGGTTTTTGAGACATACCGCGAGAATTAAGTACGTCTGAGAAGTATCAGTCACCGAGGGCTCGTGGCCTAGTGGACAGGGCGGGAGCCTCCTAAGCTCTAGACCGCGGGTTCGAATCCCGCCGAGCCCGTTTCGTTGACGTGTCCGCAGGAGCCCGTCATCCTCTATTCACGTCTTTATTTCGACTTATCCCACAGGTCTAAGATACACGAATCCGCCCGCAGTACAGACCTAAACTCGCGAGTGGTGGTTATTTGGAGTATCACAACTGTTAAGTGGTAGTAAGGTGACATGAGGATAGATGTCTCTATGTTGTTAGCCGTTACCATACGGCTAATGTGGGGGTGCAGGATCACACAGACACAGAGGGACAAAAAAAGAAAGTGGGAAAAATGACAAGTTATGGCTTCGTAATCGACAACAGAAAATGTATAGGATGTCACGCCTGCACGACAGCCTGTAAGGCAGAGCATGACGTCCCTGTTGGTGTCAACAGAACATGGGTGAAGTACATCGAAAAGGGTGAGTATCCCGACACAAAGAGAACATTCACAGTTCACAGATGCAACCACTGTGACGACGCTCCTTGTGTCGAGATCTGCCCCGTCAACGCCCTGTTCAACCGAGACGACGGTATAGTTGACTTCGACAAGAACAGATGTATAGCGTGTAAGTCTTGTACACAGGCGTGTCCGTACGACGCTCTCTACATAGATCCCGAGACGGACACCGCGGCGAAGTGTAACTACTGTTCACACAGGGTCGACGTCGGACTCCAGCCGTCGTGTGTCAACGTCTGCCCCGAGCACGCCATAATATCGGGCGACATGGAGAACCCCGACTCGGAGATCTCAGACATAATCGAGAGGGAGCCCGTGCAGGCGCGCAAGGTAGAGAAAGGAACAGAGCCGAAGCTCTTCTACGTCGACGGAGACGAGAGCTCGGTGACGCCCTCGGCGACATCGAAGGACACCGAGTACATGTGGTCGAGTCAGGCGGGCGGCATAGGACACTCGGCAGGAGACTCCGCGCCTATGTCGGGTGACGGTGCGGGTGCCGTCGAGTCTAAGACGAACGACAAGAAGGTCGAGGCTGACGGAGGAGTCGCCACCGGAGAGAACGTCCGTGAGGGCATCTCGTCGACAGTCAAAGGTAGCTACAAGGAGATAACAGGAAAGGTCAGACGTGTCTACGATGTCCCCGACGAGGGTATCATGTGGGGCTGGGAGGTTCCCGCCTACGTCGTCACGAAGGCGGTCGCCGCGGGAGTCTTCCTGATGGCTGCTATGATGGGTCTGATGGGAACGATGCCTTTCGACAGCACAGCCAGTGCGGCGAGCGGAGTGGTGTCGCTCGTCTTCCTCGGGCTCACAGGAGTCCTACTCATACTCGACCTCGACAGACCCGAGAGGTTCTACTACACTCTCGCGCGTCCACACTGGACGTCGTGGCTCACTAGAGGAGCCTACATAATATCGTTCTACGGTCTCTTCATGACTGTATGGACGGTCGCGGCGTTCGTCGGACTCGGATCGCTACTCAGCGTCTTAGTCTGGCCCGGAATAGTCCTCGCGGTACTCACGGCGATATACACGGCGTTCCTCTTCGCTCAGGCGAAGGGACGTGACTTCTGGCAGTCGCCCCTACTTCCGTTCCACATGTTCATTCACGCCGTCATAGCAGGACCTGCCGCACTCCTTATACTCGGGGTAGCAGGTCTCTCAGTTCCGATGGGAACGATGGCGACGGTTCTCCTCGCGGGACTCATAGCCAACACACTCATACTCGGGGCGGAGATCACGGTTACACATCCAACTGAGGACGCCGCGGAGGTCGCACACATGATAAAGTCGGGAAGATACAGCAGCCTCTTCTGGGGAGGAGTCATGGGAGCCGGAAACCTGCTTCCGATAATCCTCGTCGGATACGCCGCTGTGTCGGGAGGAGCCTTCATAGGCGCTGTCGCAGGAATACTCGCTCTCGTCGGCATGTACGCCGCCGAGCAGATATGGGTAGAAGCACCCCAGCTTATACCTAACGCATAGAAAGACAGAAAGGTGATAGAATGTCAAAGAACCAACCATCACACGACCAGCCCGAACCGGGCACGATAGAGAAGATAGCGGCTAGCATAGGGCTAGTCGACAAGACTTGGGAGGACGACAACGAAGGAAAAGCGAGGAAGGTCACGGAGGGGAGCGATCTCACGAACTATCCGCCTCCGAGCGAGTGGGACGACTGGGTAGAGTACGAGGCGAAGAGTCAGCAGGAGAGGGAGGAGAAACATTACTCGATAGTACCCACGATCTGTTTCAACTGTGAGGCAGGCTGTGGACTCCTCGCCTACATAGACAAGGAGACAGACGAGATACGTAAGCTCGAAGGAAACCCCGTTCATCCCGGAAGCAGAGGTAAGAACTGCGCCAAGGGACCCGCGACGATAAACCAGGTCAACGACCCCGGTAGGATCGACTATCCCCTCAAACGCAAGGACGGTACGGCGAGAGGCTCCGGAGAGTGGGAGCGCGTCTCGTGGGACGAGGCAGTCGACGACATCGCCGACAGGATGCGTGACGCCCTCATAGAAGACCGCGGCGACGAGCTTATGTACCACGTCGGACGTCCCGGGCACGAGGGATACATGGACCGTGTCCTCAAGGCGTGGGGAATCGACGGTCACAACTCACATACGAATATCTGTTCGTCGGGTGCGAGAACAGGATACGCCTTCTGGCACAAGTACGACAGACCCAGTCCTGACCATGCCAACGCCGACTTCATACTTCTCCTGAGCGCGCACCTAGAGTCAGGACATTACTTCAACCCTCACGCACAGAGGATAGTCGAGGGAATGATGGAAGGTGCTGAGCTCGCCGTCATGGATCCGCGTCTCTCGAACACCGCGAGCATGGCGGACTACTGGTTCGGCACCTGGCCCGGGACGGAGACTCCGGTTCTCCTCTCGATGGCGAACATAATACTCCAGGAGGATCTCTATAACGGCGAGTGGATGAAGAAGTGGGTCAACTGGGAGGAGTTCCTCCAGAAGGAGCATCCCGACGTCGAGGTCACATTCGACAACTACATAGAGATAATAAAGGATATCTACTCGGAGTACACCCCCGAGAGCGCCGCCGAGGAGGCTCAGATAGACGCGGAGAAGATACGTAAGGTCGCACGTAAGATAGGCAAGGCGGGCGAGAACTTTGCGACACATATCTGGAGGTCAGCGTCGGTAGGAAACCTCGGAGGCTGGCAGGTCTCACGTGCTCTCCATTTCCTCAACGTCCTCACGGGAAGCGTCGGAAAGGAGGGAGGCACGTCTCCCAACTCGTGGAACGCCTACGAGCCCGACTTCTGGATGGATCCCCCAGACCAGAAGTTCTGGCAGGAGCTACATTACCCCGACGAGTGGCCTCTCGCGCATTACGAGATGTCGTTCCTCCTGCCACATTTCCTTGAGGAGGACAGAGGAAAGGGATACGTCGACACCTACTTCACACGTGTCTACAACCCCGTCTACATCAACCCCGACGGCTTCAAGTGGATAGAAGTCCTGAGGGATCAGGAGAAGATAGGCTGCCACATCGCACTCACACCGACGTGGAACGAGACAGCCTACTTCGCCGACTACGTCCTCCCGATGGGACACTCCCCCGAGAGACACGACATACAGAGTCAGGAGACCCACAACGGCAAGTGGGTCGGCTTCAGACAGCCGGTTCTGAGAGAAGCGAAGGAGCGTCAGGGTGAAGACGTCGAGTACACCTACGAGGCTAACCACGGCGAGGTCTGGGAGGAAGACGAGTTCTGGATAGAGCTCTCGTGGAGAATAGCCACCGGCGGAGACGTCGACGCCGAGGGATACGACATACTCCAGCAGATACGTGACAACTTCGAGTCGCCGTACAGAGACGGCGAGAAGATCACGATAGACGAGTACTACCAGTGGATATTCGAGAACGAGGTTCCCGGGCTTCCCGAAGCCGCCGACGAAGAGGATCTCACGCCTCTCGAGTACATGAAGAAGTACGGCGCCTTCGAGATAGAGAACCAGATATACAGGAAGAACGAGGATCCGATCACACCCGACGACATCGGCGGCGAGGAGGTCGACCTCTCCGCGTACGCCGAGGGTGAGTCGGATGAGAAGAAGAAGGCAGCCGCACCCGCCGCAGACGGGGGAGAAGACCTCGAAGTCGACTTCGAGGAGGGTATCATAAGACGCGACGACGAGGTCACGGGAGTCGTAGTCGACGACGACACCGGTATCGTCGTAGACGACCCCGAAGACATACATATCACAGACCAGGGTGCGATACACACCGACGACGCCGAGGAGCGCGAGAGTGCCTCGGGTGTGCTCATAGACGGAAGGGCGGTCGAAGGCTTCCCGACTCCGTCGGGCAAACAGGAGTTCTACCAGCAGACCGCCGTCGACTGGGGCTGGCCCGAACACAGGATACCCGGATACGAACAGAAGACACACGTCCATCCTGACGACATAGACAACGACCAGGATGAGTACTGCCTCGTTCCGACATTCAGACTTCCAACTCTGATACACTCACGGTCGGCTAACGCGAAATGGCTCACCGAGATCTCAAACAGGAACCCCGTCTGGATACACACCGAGGACGCCGAGCGGATGGGCGTACAGACCGGAGACCTCGTCAAGGTTCAGACGGAGATAGGACATTTCGTCAACAAGGCATGGGTCACCGAGTCGATAAAGCCCGGTATAGTCGCGTGTTCACACCACATGGGAAGATGGAGACGTGACCAGGACACCCAGGAGGGTAACGCGTGGATGACATCGACGGTCGACCTCGAGGACAATGACGGCGAGTGGGAGATGAACCTCTCGGAGGGCGTCCAAGCCTTCAACAGCGAGGACCCCGACTCGTCACGTATATTCTGGAGCGAAGGAGGAGTCCCACAGAACCTCACACATCCCGTCCACCCAGATCCCATAAGCGGAACACACGCGTGGCACCACCAGGTCGAGGTCGAGAAGGCAGGACCTAACGACGAGTACGGAGACGTAGTCGTCGACACAGAGAAGTCGATGGAGGTCTACCAGGAGTGGGTCGATATGGCTCGTCCCGCTAGCGAGTACGGTCAGAACAACCTCAGAAGACCCAAGTGGCTCAAACGACCGCTCGATCCCGCCGAAGAAACCTACTACTTCGACGAGGACGTGCCACAGGACAAGAGTCCGAGTCCCGCCGACGACTGAGTAGCCGAGTAGAATAGAGTAGAAAAGACGTCTTTTGTTTTTATTTTAAGGCTGAAGAACTATCTTGCCGAGATGGTCGCCTCCTTCGAGTGTCTTCTGTGCCTCCTCAGCATCTTCGAGGGGCATGACCTGATCGACGACGGGCTCTAGGTCGGGACTGTTGAAGACGAGATCCATTATCTCGCGCGCCTCCTTGAGAGTCGACATAGTCGACCCCTTGACCTCAAGCTGGTTGAAGAAGATGTAGTTGAGACCGGCGTCGGGGTTCCAGCCTGCGGTCGCTCCACACGTCACGAGGGTCGCGCCGTTCTTCATGCCCTTGAGGAGATCCATCCACATCTCTCCACCGACCGAGTCGAGGACTACATCTACGCCGTTGTCGGTCTCCTCACGTATGCGGTCGCCGACGTCCTCTTCTTTGTAGTTTATGCTGACGTCGGCTCCCATCTCCTCGACGAACTCCGCTTTCTCTTCGCTTCCCGCCGTGGCATAGACCTTCGCGTCGATCATGTCTGCGATCTGTACCGCGGCACTTCCGACACCTCCACTCGCGCCTGTGACGAGAACCTCCTGACCCGGCTGGAGTTCGGCGCGTGTGCTCACCATTCTCCACGCAGTCATGTAGACGAGACCCGCGGCGGCGGCGTCTACGAACGAGTACTCGTCGGGGATCTCGATAAGGTTCATCGCGGGTGCCTTGGCATACTCGGCGTAGCCCCCGTCGACGTGTTCGCCGATAATCTCGAACTCCTCACACATGCTCTGTTCGCCCTGTATGCAGAACTCACACTCTCCACACGACAGCGACGGGTTGAGGACTACTCTGTCACCCTCCTCCCAGTCAGTCACGTCGTCTCCGACCTCGTCGACAACTCCAGCTATGTCGCTTCCAGGGATATGGGGGAGGTCGAGGTCGACGGTCGGTATTCCTCGTCTTATATGTAGGTCGAGATGGTTGAGTGCGGTTGCACGCACCTCTATCCTCACCTCGTCTTCGTCTATCTCGGGAACGGGAACTTCCTCGTGTGAAAGTACGTCTAGGTCTCCGTGTTCGTGGAAGAGTACGGCTTCCATGGTGTCTGAGTCTGTCATGGCTGTATAGGAAGGTGTGGACTCTAAATTAATGGTTTTCGGATATTGATAGTGAAGGAAGGCTTTTTGAGACCCGACTGTGACCGAGCGTCGGTTTTATCTCTCTTCACGACTAAAAGACGGTATGGAAGACGGTTTTGACGACGATATCTACGACGACAAGTTCAACCTCGAAGGCGACGGACTCGACATAGAGATCGACGGCATAACACCCGCTGACTCACACGTACTCGACGAGCTAGTCGAGACCACAGAGCCCGAGGACGTCGACGTAGAGGGTCTCGTCGACGTCGGACTCAGTTACATAGAGATCAACCGTTACGAACAGGCGGTCGAGACCTTCGAACGCGCTCTGCGTTTCGACGACGAGAACCAGGACGCGTGGGTCAACAAGGGCTTCGCACACGCTGAGATGGAGGAGTTCGACGAGGCGACAGCCGCGTACACCGAAGCTGTACGTATAGACGACAGTACCGAGGAGGCGGCGAAGGCTCTCACCAACCTCGCGTACGCCGAGTACGAGATGGGTGTCGGAGGCGAACACCTCGAACACATAGAGAAGGCACTTGAGATAGATGAGAGACAGCCCGAGGCGTGGTACAATAGGGCGTTCTTCCTCAACGAGGAGGGGAGACACCAGGACGCACTCAACTCTGTCAACAACGCAGTGAAGCTGGGTCTGAGAGCACCCTACGTATACGAGGAGAAGGCACGCGCACTCGAAGGTCTTGAGAGGTACGAGGAGGCAGAGGAGGCACGTGAGACCGCCGAGAAGGCGAAGGACGAGAAGATGACAGAGGCTATGAGGGGATGATCAGTTTCTGTAAGTACGAGACTGACCAGGGAACTATGGTCGCGGCGTGCGACGTGAGTCTCCTGGGTCAGACAGTCGAGGACTCGGAGACCGAGATACGTATAGAGGTCTCGGAGGAGTTCTACTCCGGCGAGGAGAAAGACTCCCAAGGTGTCGTCGAGAGTCTCAGATCGGCGTCTATAGCTAACCTAGTCGGCGAGGAGAGCGTCGAAGCGGGAATAGAGGCAGGCGTCATAGACGACGAGAACGTGATCTACATAGACGGCGTCGCCCACGCACAGATGGTTAGAGTGTAACAACGGGTAGCCGGAGTTTCACGGATCTGTTCTGTCGGTATCTTCATGTCTTTCCTGTTAGAGACTGAGCCAAATAAACCAGAGATACCACGAGAAGTACTCGACAGGTCTCGGCGGAACAGAGCTATCGACGGTCGGAGATTACCTCATCGAGAGGATCTCACGCGTGACCGAGTGGATGAGAGTAGAAGGATCTGTCGAGAGACGCGGGACGGAGGCTTTTGGAGGTGGGGAGTAGTACCACCATTTCCCAGTGGTGGTAAGACTTATATGGCTGTGGTACTACAGTTGTAATATGAAAGAGATAACACAGGATCAGAGCTTCAACGACGTAACACCCGACGACGCAAAGGAGATGGTCGAGGACGACGACTTCTTCGTACTCGACGTCAGAAACCCCGACGAGTACGAGTGGAAACGGATACCTGGCGTCGACCATCTGATACCCGTCGAAATACTCCCCGACAGGGTCGACGAGATAGAAGGCAACAAACTCCTCGTCTACTGCCACAGCGGATCGAGAAGCCAGGACGCCTGTGACTTCCTCTCAAACCTCGACGCCTTCGACGAAGTCTACAACCTCGAAGGCGGCATAACCGCCTGGGACGAACTCTACAAAACTAAAGGCGATCCCGAAGCCGATCTCGTCTGAGAAAGCTTCAAAAGTCCGGACTGCGTAGATAGATTAAGCATGGCAGACTGTCACAAATGTGGACGGATAGAGGCGGAACACGTCTGTGAGGACTGTAGCCGTCCCGTCTGTTTCGAGCATTACTCCGAGACGCGCGAGATCTGTATGGACTGCTACATGGAACAGAGAAGGGAACGTATCGGAGATAAGAGCTTCTGATAATAGGAGGTCGACGACCACATCTCTTTTTGTCGTCGGACGAATAGTCGGGATATGGCAGACGACTCGGATCTGATGAGTGACCTTCTTCTGCGCGGCGTAACTATGCTCGGCGACGAGTGTCCCGAATGCGGAAACCCGCTCTTCCGACACAACGACGACGTCTTCTGTGCGGCGTGTGACCCCGACGAGGCGAGACGTATACTCGGCGAGAGTAAAAACGAGAACCACAAGACACACGAGGAAGCCACGCGACGTGAGGTCAGTCAGACGGAGAAGACGGAAGGCGACAGACGTGATACGGAGACCCAACGGTCAGGTGAGAGAAGTCAGAACCAGGAGGTAGTCAGGTCTCTCTCGAAGGTAGCGCGGCGTCTCGCCGACGAGGCGGAGGACGAACGCGACCTCTCACGTCTCAGCCGTATACTCGACAGCCTCGACTCTACACTCGACATAATAGAGAGGCTGTCGTAGAGTAGTCACCGCCCAAAGCTTAATACCTCGGCGTGGTGTGGTCTGTGGTGTTCGATGTCCCACGAAGACACCACCAACCCATACGTGACGATGAGGAAACAGCTCGACAGGGCATACGACAGCATAGACGTTGACGAGAACATATACCGACGTCTCGAACATCCCGAGCGTCTCCACTCTGTGAGTCTTCCGGTGAGGATGGACGACGGAACCGTCGAGAACTTCACGGGATACAGATGCCAGTACAACGGCGCGAGGGGTGCGTACAAGGGAGGTATACGTTACCATCCGAGGGTGAGCGACGAGGAAGTCATAGCACTCGCGGGATGGATGACGTGGAAGACTGCAGTCGTCGATCTGCCGTACGGAGGTGCGAAAGGTGGTGTAGTCTGTAACCCGAAGGAGATGTCCGAAGACGAGGTCGAGAGACTCACGAGGCGTTATACGGAGTCGGTAAGGAACATAATAGGACCCGAGAAGGACGTCCCTGCGCCCGACGTCAACACCGACGAACAGACGATGGCTTGGATAATGGACACTTACTCGGCGTATGAGGGCTACACCGTCTCGGAGGTCGTGACGGGAAAGCCCGTCTCTGTAGGCGGCACGGTCGGAAGGAAGAGAGCGACGGGAAGGGGAGTCTCTATAATACTCGAACGTGCCTTCGAGTACCTCGGGAAGGAGGTCGACGGTGCTAAGATCGCGATACAGGGCTTCGGTAACGTCGGAAGCGTAGCCGCCGAGATACTCGACGGAATGGGTGCTAAGATAGTGGGAGTCAGCGACTCCAGCGGGGGTATCCACGACCCCG
This genomic interval carries:
- a CDS encoding Vms1/Ankzf1 family peptidyl-tRNA hydrolase, which encodes MTSLIDRLLGRTTLKERIQELEDENESLRNRLEAEEERRSDAVRQKQEAEREINRMEDRIHELEDRVERAEDEAEERHRHGFRYVDELLPGQTRKAVSLVSSIEGSGESLTTAYVYPGDDLPNPEDYSSESLGLLRGIDSETGLVVLRDDSRLISACLSPPLRVDETRVSYGDTFEVDRFLFEPPERYVLGVVRAGSFSVGYYEGGDPVETEYVTTNVKSQHSKGGWSQSRFERIRDEQIDEHVERSVEALERLLDTVGSDDGLLVAVVGHEALIDEVAQRTDTDVFTKPSDARGEKKELLEDGRESLWSSRLYVF
- a CDS encoding twin-arginine translocase TatA/TatE family subunit, encoding MFNDALTPLFMGGVGPLEIGIVALLVVLLFGADKLPKLARGAGEAMGEFKKAKTEADEELSEITEEVEEAASSSSSSTSE
- a CDS encoding 4Fe-4S dicluster domain-containing protein; protein product: MTSYGFVIDNRKCIGCHACTTACKAEHDVPVGVNRTWVKYIEKGEYPDTKRTFTVHRCNHCDDAPCVEICPVNALFNRDDGIVDFDKNRCIACKSCTQACPYDALYIDPETDTAAKCNYCSHRVDVGLQPSCVNVCPEHAIISGDMENPDSEISDIIEREPVQARKVEKGTEPKLFYVDGDESSVTPSATSKDTEYMWSSQAGGIGHSAGDSAPMSGDGAGAVESKTNDKKVEADGGVATGENVREGISSTVKGSYKEITGKVRRVYDVPDEGIMWGWEVPAYVVTKAVAAGVFLMAAMMGLMGTMPFDSTASAASGVVSLVFLGLTGVLLILDLDRPERFYYTLARPHWTSWLTRGAYIISFYGLFMTVWTVAAFVGLGSLLSVLVWPGIVLAVLTAIYTAFLFAQAKGRDFWQSPLLPFHMFIHAVIAGPAALLILGVAGLSVPMGTMATVLLAGLIANTLILGAEITVTHPTEDAAEVAHMIKSGRYSSLFWGGVMGAGNLLPIILVGYAAVSGGAFIGAVAGILALVGMYAAEQIWVEAPQLIPNA
- a CDS encoding molybdopterin-dependent oxidoreductase codes for the protein MSKNQPSHDQPEPGTIEKIAASIGLVDKTWEDDNEGKARKVTEGSDLTNYPPPSEWDDWVEYEAKSQQEREEKHYSIVPTICFNCEAGCGLLAYIDKETDEIRKLEGNPVHPGSRGKNCAKGPATINQVNDPGRIDYPLKRKDGTARGSGEWERVSWDEAVDDIADRMRDALIEDRGDELMYHVGRPGHEGYMDRVLKAWGIDGHNSHTNICSSGARTGYAFWHKYDRPSPDHANADFILLLSAHLESGHYFNPHAQRIVEGMMEGAELAVMDPRLSNTASMADYWFGTWPGTETPVLLSMANIILQEDLYNGEWMKKWVNWEEFLQKEHPDVEVTFDNYIEIIKDIYSEYTPESAAEEAQIDAEKIRKVARKIGKAGENFATHIWRSASVGNLGGWQVSRALHFLNVLTGSVGKEGGTSPNSWNAYEPDFWMDPPDQKFWQELHYPDEWPLAHYEMSFLLPHFLEEDRGKGYVDTYFTRVYNPVYINPDGFKWIEVLRDQEKIGCHIALTPTWNETAYFADYVLPMGHSPERHDIQSQETHNGKWVGFRQPVLREAKERQGEDVEYTYEANHGEVWEEDEFWIELSWRIATGGDVDAEGYDILQQIRDNFESPYRDGEKITIDEYYQWIFENEVPGLPEAADEEDLTPLEYMKKYGAFEIENQIYRKNEDPITPDDIGGEEVDLSAYAEGESDEKKKAAAPAADGGEDLEVDFEEGIIRRDDEVTGVVVDDDTGIVVDDPEDIHITDQGAIHTDDAEERESASGVLIDGRAVEGFPTPSGKQEFYQQTAVDWGWPEHRIPGYEQKTHVHPDDIDNDQDEYCLVPTFRLPTLIHSRSANAKWLTEISNRNPVWIHTEDAERMGVQTGDLVKVQTEIGHFVNKAWVTESIKPGIVACSHHMGRWRRDQDTQEGNAWMTSTVDLEDNDGEWEMNLSEGVQAFNSEDPDSSRIFWSEGGVPQNLTHPVHPDPISGTHAWHHQVEVEKAGPNDEYGDVVVDTEKSMEVYQEWVDMARPASEYGQNNLRRPKWLKRPLDPAEETYYFDEDVPQDKSPSPADD
- a CDS encoding zinc-binding dehydrogenase, whose translation is MEAVLFHEHGDLDVLSHEEVPVPEIDEDEVRIEVRATALNHLDLHIRRGIPTVDLDLPHIPGSDIAGVVDEVGDDVTDWEEGDRVVLNPSLSCGECEFCIQGEQSMCEEFEIIGEHVDGGYAEYAKAPAMNLIEIPDEYSFVDAAAAGLVYMTAWRMVSTRAELQPGQEVLVTGASGGVGSAAVQIADMIDAKVYATAGSEEKAEFVEEMGADVSINYKEEDVGDRIREETDNGVDVVLDSVGGEMWMDLLKGMKNGATLVTCGATAGWNPDAGLNYIFFNQLEVKGSTMSTLKEAREIMDLVFNSPDLEPVVDQVMPLEDAEEAQKTLEGGDHLGKIVLQP
- a CDS encoding tetratricopeptide repeat protein, which gives rise to MEDGFDDDIYDDKFNLEGDGLDIEIDGITPADSHVLDELVETTEPEDVDVEGLVDVGLSYIEINRYEQAVETFERALRFDDENQDAWVNKGFAHAEMEEFDEATAAYTEAVRIDDSTEEAAKALTNLAYAEYEMGVGGEHLEHIEKALEIDERQPEAWYNRAFFLNEEGRHQDALNSVNNAVKLGLRAPYVYEEKARALEGLERYEEAEEARETAEKAKDEKMTEAMRG
- a CDS encoding DUF424 family protein, whose translation is MISFCKYETDQGTMVAACDVSLLGQTVEDSETEIRIEVSEEFYSGEEKDSQGVVESLRSASIANLVGEESVEAGIEAGVIDDENVIYIDGVAHAQMVRV
- a CDS encoding rhodanese-like domain-containing protein — encoded protein: MKEITQDQSFNDVTPDDAKEMVEDDDFFVLDVRNPDEYEWKRIPGVDHLIPVEILPDRVDEIEGNKLLVYCHSGSRSQDACDFLSNLDAFDEVYNLEGGITAWDELYKTKGDPEADLV
- a CDS encoding Sjogren's syndrome/scleroderma autoantigen 1 family protein; this translates as MADDSDLMSDLLLRGVTMLGDECPECGNPLFRHNDDVFCAACDPDEARRILGESKNENHKTHEEATRREVSQTEKTEGDRRDTETQRSGERSQNQEVVRSLSKVARRLADEAEDERDLSRLSRILDSLDSTLDIIERLS
- a CDS encoding Glu/Leu/Phe/Val dehydrogenase, with the protein product MSHEDTTNPYVTMRKQLDRAYDSIDVDENIYRRLEHPERLHSVSLPVRMDDGTVENFTGYRCQYNGARGAYKGGIRYHPRVSDEEVIALAGWMTWKTAVVDLPYGGAKGGVVCNPKEMSEDEVERLTRRYTESVRNIIGPEKDVPAPDVNTDEQTMAWIMDTYSAYEGYTVSEVVTGKPVSVGGTVGRKRATGRGVSIILERAFEYLGKEVDGAKIAIQGFGNVGSVAAEILDGMGAKIVGVSDSSGGIHDPDGLDVGRVVEFKRNEGAELSNYEEADEITNEALLSLDVDAVIPAALENAITSEIADGIRADTVVEAANGPTTLEADAVLRQRGIDVVPDIITNAGGVIVSYFEWVQNFQQYSWDEEKINRELEKKLLKGFDDVVGAYESEDVDDLRTAAYVVGLRRVVEAHEVRGLFP